TGCTCGGGGCTACCGACAATTTCGGTCACCGAACCCGGCCGCCGTGGTCTGGTGCACGCTCGCCCGGCTTGGTCTACTGTCGAGTAGCCACCCATACCGGCGGTACGGGTGGCTTCCCCGCAGCAGCAACGGAGGTGTCCGGATGAGGAACCCGGCCGGGGTGTTCGGCCTCGCCAGCCAGGTCACGGACAAGGTGGCTGAGACCGCGCGCAGCATCGACGTGATGCGCCGCGCGGGGCTCGTGCCGTTCCCGCGGCTCGACGAGGGCGTGCGCTCGGTCGTCGCCATCCGGAAGTACGGCCCGTTCGCGGGCGCCAACCACATCGCCGCGCGCCGCGACCCTGCGGCCGTCGGGATCGTCGACGAGCTCGGCCCGCTCACGTTCAAGCAGCTCGACGACCGGTCCAACGCGCTGGCCAGGGCCTGGTCCGAGCGCGGGCTCGGCGAGGGCACCGTGATCGCCGCGCTGTGCCGCGACCACCGCGGCCTCGTGCTCACCATGGCCGCCGCCGGCAAGCTCGGCGCACGGCTGCTGCTGATGAACACCGGCTTCGCCAAGCCGCAACTGGCCGACGTCGCGCAGCGCGAACGCGTCACCGCACTCGTCTACGACCAGGAGTTCACCGGCCTGCTCGACGCGATCTCCGGTGACGTCGAGCGCTACCTCGCGTGGGTCGACGAACCGGGCGACCACTCCGTGCCGGTGCTCGACGAGATCATCGCCAGCACCGACGACCGCCCGCTGCACGCGCCCGCCAAGCCCGGGGGGTTCGTGCTGCTCACCAGCGGCACCACCGGCACGCCGAAGGGCGCGCCGCGGCCGCACACGTCGCCGCTGGCGTCCGCGCAGTTCCTCGACCGCATCCCGCTGCGCGCGGGCGAAGCCACGTACATGGGCGCGCCGCTGTTCCACGGCACGGGGCTTTCGCAGTTCATCCTGAGCTTCGCGCTGGGCTGCAAGGTGGTGATGCGGCGAAAGTTCGACCCGGAGGAGACGCTCAAGGGCGTCGCCGAGCACCGCTGCACCACGCTCGTGCTGGTGCCGACGATGCTGCAGCGCATCGTCGACCTGCCGGCTTCGGTGCGTTCGCGGTATGACACGTCGTGCCTGCGGATCATCTTCGTCGCGGGCTCCGCGCTGTCGCCCGACCTGGGCAACCGGGCCAGCGAGCAGTTCGGCGACGTCGTGCACAACCTTTACGGCTCAACGGAAGTCGCCGTCGCGACCGTCGCCACGCCGGAAGACTGGCGCAAGGCACCGGGCACCGTCGGGCGCGCGCCCGTGGGTTGCCGCGTCGCCCTGTACGACGAGCACGGCCGCCAGATCACCGAGCCCAACGTGACGGGCCGCGTGTTCGTCGGCAGCGGCCTCAGCTTCGGCGGCTACACCGACGGCCGCCACAAGGAGATCATCGACGGCCTGCTCTCCAGCGGCGACGTCGGCCACTTCGACGACGACGGCCTCCTGTTCATCGACGGCCGCGACGACGAGATGATCGTCTCCGGTGGCGAGAACGTGTTCCCGGTCGAGGTCGAGAACCTCCTGGTGGAGCGCGACGACGTGATCGAGGCCGCCGTGATCGGCGTCGAGGACGAGCAGTTCGGCCAGCGGCTCAAGGCGTTTGTCGTACGCAGCGAGAACTCGGCGCTGGACGCCGACGGGGTGCGCGACTACGTGAAGTCGAACCTCGCCCGCTACAAGGTGCCGCGCGACGTGGAGTTCCTGGACGAGCTGCCGCGCAATGCGACGGGGAAGGTGTTGCGCTCCAAGCTGAGCTGACTCACTCCCACCCGATGCCGAAGATCCCCGGCCCGAAGTCGAGCGCCACGGCGTGCACGCCGCCCGCCGAGTCGAGGCGCAGGCGGCGGCGCGTGGGGGCCGAGTCGTCGCGGGAGTACTGCCAGCAGCGCACGGGTTCGGCTTCCGGGGCGAATCGGATTTCCAGCAGGTACTCGCGCACGGGGCGGCGGAATTCGCGGTAGTGCGTGGCGCGGCATTGCGGGTAGGGCGGGCCCGAGTTGGTCAGCGAGTACTCGATCAGGTGCGTCTCGCCGCGGTCGAGCGGGCGGTCGAAGAGCAGCTCCGCCACCAGGATGCCGTGCGAGGAGTCCGCCTCGAAGCGGCCGACGCGGCAGTTGCGCACGGCGTGGACCTGCGGCACGGACGCGGCGTCGTCCTGGGCGTAGACGAGCAGCCAGCGGTCGAGGCCGTCGGCGCCGGCCTGGAAGACGGCGCGGGACGTGACGGCCTGCTGGCCGCCGTCCGCGGCGATCTCGCAGCGGTCGTGCAGGCCGACGAGCTTGAGGTGCTGCTGCTGGTCGAGCATGTGCGGCGCGCCGACGCGGTCCAGCAACGGCTGCAGCGTTTCGCGGGTGAACGTCAGCGGTTCCTCGCCGACGCGGTCACGGCGGGTCGCGCCCCGCGGGCGCGGCGGGGGCAGCAGGCCGAGCAGCGAGCCGGCCGGGACGTCGAGGATCTCCTCCAGCACGCGCACGGCGGACAGCGAGCTCGCGCGTTCGGGCTGGCGTTTGCCCGACTGCCAGTAGCTCAGCGCCGTGACGCTGACGGCCGCGCCGCGGGCCCGCAGCCGCGCCTGGATCCGGTCGAGCGACAGGCCGCTGGCGGTGATCGCCGCGCGCAGCGCGCTCGCGAACGCGGTCCGGGCGCCGTCGGCCCCGGACTCGTCCGCAGTTCCACCAGCCATGCCCCCGCCCGTGGTCTCGCACCGCACCGGTTCGTGGTGAAACCCGTGTCCGAAAACCCGTGGTCCGCCGACCGGGTGCCCGAACGGAGTGTCCGAAACCCCACAGTGTCCGAACCGACACGTCAGACCG
The sequence above is a segment of the Amycolatopsis sp. 2-15 genome. Coding sequences within it:
- a CDS encoding acyl-CoA synthetase, with the protein product MRNPAGVFGLASQVTDKVAETARSIDVMRRAGLVPFPRLDEGVRSVVAIRKYGPFAGANHIAARRDPAAVGIVDELGPLTFKQLDDRSNALARAWSERGLGEGTVIAALCRDHRGLVLTMAAAGKLGARLLLMNTGFAKPQLADVAQRERVTALVYDQEFTGLLDAISGDVERYLAWVDEPGDHSVPVLDEIIASTDDRPLHAPAKPGGFVLLTSGTTGTPKGAPRPHTSPLASAQFLDRIPLRAGEATYMGAPLFHGTGLSQFILSFALGCKVVMRRKFDPEETLKGVAEHRCTTLVLVPTMLQRIVDLPASVRSRYDTSCLRIIFVAGSALSPDLGNRASEQFGDVVHNLYGSTEVAVATVATPEDWRKAPGTVGRAPVGCRVALYDEHGRQITEPNVTGRVFVGSGLSFGGYTDGRHKEIIDGLLSSGDVGHFDDDGLLFIDGRDDEMIVSGGENVFPVEVENLLVERDDVIEAAVIGVEDEQFGQRLKAFVVRSENSALDADGVRDYVKSNLARYKVPRDVEFLDELPRNATGKVLRSKLS